A genomic region of Ferviditalea candida contains the following coding sequences:
- the purL gene encoding phosphoribosylformylglycinamidine synthase subunit PurL, producing the protein MTQQLSVKEPTPEQIADEKIYRQMGLTDAEYARICGLIDRKPNYTEIGIFSVMWSEHCSYKNSKPVLRKFPVDGPHVLMGPGEGAGIIDIGDNLGVAFKIESHNHPSAIEPYQGAATGVGGIIRDIFSMGARPVALLNSLRFGRLENERVKYLFENVVSGIAGYGNCIGIPTVGGEVMFDESYEGNPLVNAMCVGLISHDKIQRGVAKGVGNAVFYVGPATGRDGIHGATFASEELSEESESKRPAVQVGDPFMEKLVMEACLELIDSGIVIGIQDMGAAGLTSSSAEMASKAGNGLELYLDRVPQREEGMTPYEMMLSESQERMLFVVEPHNEEQAKAIFERWGLYCEKIGKVTDDGRYKLFHHGDLVADLPVTAVVDECPVYQKPSAVPEYYKQQAEVDTTRYLEVTDLEEALQKILASPTVASKEWVYNQYDYMVRTATAVRPGSDAAVVLVEGTRKAVAMTTDCNGRYVYLDPEVGGMIAVSEAARNVVCSGGQPLAITDNLNFGNPEKPEIFWQLEKAADGISAACRKLETPVVSGNVSLYNENAKGAIYPTPVIGMVGLVHDIDHITTQAFKQEGDIIFLLGETKAELGGSEFQYVLHGVTEGRPPQLDLDAEKRLQGGLLQAIRDGLVASAHDLSEGGLGVAFAESCISGGIGGEINFVTDLRKDIALFSESQSRVLVSVRPEHAQALRKHMESRGIPIARLGTVGGKDVIIGINQEKVVQSPVSLLEKVWKDAIPCLMRS; encoded by the coding sequence ATGACCCAGCAGTTATCGGTTAAGGAACCGACGCCGGAGCAGATAGCGGACGAGAAAATTTACCGTCAAATGGGCTTGACGGATGCAGAATATGCTAGAATTTGCGGCCTGATCGACAGAAAACCTAACTATACGGAGATCGGCATTTTCAGCGTAATGTGGTCGGAGCATTGCTCCTATAAAAATTCCAAGCCGGTGCTCCGGAAATTTCCGGTTGACGGACCGCACGTGTTAATGGGACCGGGAGAAGGCGCGGGGATTATCGATATCGGCGACAATCTCGGCGTCGCGTTCAAAATTGAAAGTCATAATCATCCTTCAGCGATCGAACCTTACCAAGGAGCTGCAACGGGGGTCGGAGGGATCATCCGGGATATTTTCTCGATGGGCGCCCGTCCTGTGGCTCTGCTGAATTCGCTGCGCTTCGGGCGGCTGGAGAACGAGCGGGTTAAATATTTGTTCGAGAACGTCGTTTCGGGGATTGCCGGTTACGGAAACTGCATCGGGATTCCCACGGTCGGCGGCGAAGTTATGTTCGATGAGAGCTATGAGGGCAACCCGCTGGTCAACGCGATGTGCGTCGGCTTGATCAGCCACGACAAAATCCAACGCGGTGTCGCAAAGGGTGTCGGCAACGCGGTGTTCTATGTCGGGCCGGCCACGGGAAGGGACGGGATCCACGGTGCGACTTTCGCTTCGGAGGAGCTTTCCGAGGAGTCGGAATCCAAGCGTCCGGCCGTACAGGTCGGCGATCCGTTCATGGAAAAGCTCGTCATGGAAGCTTGCTTGGAATTGATCGATTCCGGCATCGTCATCGGCATTCAAGATATGGGAGCGGCCGGCTTGACCAGTTCGAGCGCGGAAATGGCCAGCAAGGCGGGCAACGGATTGGAGCTGTATCTGGATCGCGTTCCGCAACGGGAAGAGGGCATGACCCCTTACGAGATGATGCTGTCGGAATCGCAGGAACGGATGCTGTTTGTCGTCGAACCGCATAATGAAGAGCAGGCGAAAGCGATTTTCGAGCGTTGGGGACTTTATTGCGAAAAAATCGGCAAGGTCACCGATGACGGGCGCTATAAATTGTTCCACCACGGTGATTTGGTGGCGGATCTTCCGGTCACGGCGGTTGTCGACGAGTGTCCGGTTTATCAGAAGCCTTCGGCCGTACCGGAATATTACAAGCAGCAGGCTGAAGTGGACACCACGCGCTATCTGGAAGTGACGGATTTGGAGGAAGCGCTGCAAAAGATTCTTGCTTCTCCGACAGTAGCGAGCAAAGAGTGGGTCTACAACCAATATGATTATATGGTTCGCACGGCTACCGCCGTCAGGCCGGGCTCGGACGCTGCCGTCGTGCTTGTGGAGGGCACACGCAAAGCGGTGGCCATGACAACCGACTGCAACGGCCGCTATGTGTATCTGGATCCGGAAGTCGGGGGCATGATCGCCGTCAGTGAAGCGGCGCGGAACGTGGTCTGCTCCGGCGGGCAGCCGCTGGCGATTACGGATAATTTGAATTTCGGCAATCCGGAGAAGCCGGAGATTTTCTGGCAGCTGGAAAAAGCCGCGGACGGCATTTCCGCGGCTTGCCGCAAGCTTGAAACGCCGGTCGTCAGCGGCAATGTCAGCCTCTATAATGAGAACGCCAAGGGCGCCATCTACCCGACGCCGGTTATCGGTATGGTCGGCTTGGTTCACGATATCGATCATATTACCACACAGGCTTTCAAGCAGGAGGGAGACATCATCTTCCTGCTTGGCGAAACGAAAGCGGAACTGGGCGGAAGCGAATTCCAGTATGTGCTTCACGGGGTCACTGAAGGACGGCCGCCGCAGTTGGACCTGGATGCGGAGAAACGGCTGCAGGGCGGGCTGCTGCAGGCCATTCGCGACGGTTTGGTGGCATCAGCGCACGACCTTTCGGAAGGCGGATTGGGCGTAGCGTTCGCAGAATCCTGCATAAGCGGCGGAATTGGCGGGGAAATCAACTTCGTCACCGATTTGCGCAAGGATATCGCCCTATTCAGTGAAAGCCAATCCAGGGTGCTCGTCTCCGTTCGTCCGGAGCATGCGCAAGCGCTACGCAAGCACATGGAAAGCCGCGGCATCCCGATTGCTCGGCTGGGAACCGTCGGAGGCAAGGATGTTATCATCGGCATTAATCAGGAGAAGGTCGTTCAGTCACCCGTGTCTCTACTAGAAAAGGTTTGGAAGGACGCGATCCCATGCCTAATGAGAAGTTAA
- the purF gene encoding amidophosphoribosyltransferase, which produces MPNEKLNDIPQWTGRFYNDGVQHEDMFDKLKEECGVFGVYGHDEAASLSYYGLHALQHRGQESAGICVSDGSEFHYHRGMGLVKEVFTNDIMQNLTGPVAIAHVRYSTAGESRVANAQPLVFKYREGDLAIATNGNILNAPEIRKELEREGSIFQTTSDTEVLAHLIARSRHEDMLQALKEGLKQLVGGFAFLILTKERIIAALDPHGLRPLVMGKLGDAVLFASETCAFDMIGAEYVRDVQPGELIIVDKNGIREERFAQQQRKALCAMEYIYFARPDSDIDQINIHLARKRMGRQLAIEGFVDADVVTGVPDSSISAAIGYAEQTGIPYELGLVKNRYVGRTFIQPSQALREQGVKMKLSAVRKVVEGKRVVMIDDSIVRGTTSLRIVNMLREAGAKEVHVRISSPPFSNPCFYGIDTPSREELIASAKTVEEIRKAINADSLHFLSKEGLQEAIGRMDEGINGGHCMACFDNDYPTKTGDFSKQMISRV; this is translated from the coding sequence ATGCCTAATGAGAAGTTAAACGATATTCCCCAATGGACGGGCCGTTTTTACAACGACGGTGTGCAGCATGAAGATATGTTTGACAAGCTGAAGGAAGAGTGCGGCGTGTTTGGCGTATACGGCCATGACGAAGCGGCTTCGCTGTCGTATTACGGGCTTCACGCGCTGCAGCACCGCGGGCAGGAAAGCGCCGGAATCTGTGTGTCGGACGGCAGCGAGTTCCACTATCACCGCGGAATGGGACTGGTCAAAGAGGTGTTTACGAACGACATCATGCAGAATTTGACCGGTCCGGTCGCGATTGCCCATGTCCGTTATTCCACGGCCGGCGAAAGCCGCGTCGCCAATGCGCAGCCGCTGGTGTTCAAATACCGGGAAGGGGATTTGGCCATCGCCACGAACGGAAACATCCTCAATGCGCCCGAGATCCGCAAGGAGCTTGAGCGTGAGGGCTCCATTTTTCAAACGACGAGCGATACGGAAGTGCTGGCGCATTTGATTGCCCGCTCGCGGCATGAGGATATGCTTCAGGCCCTCAAGGAAGGTCTCAAGCAGTTGGTCGGCGGCTTTGCTTTCCTGATTTTGACCAAGGAGCGGATCATCGCGGCCCTGGATCCTCACGGGCTTCGTCCGCTGGTGATGGGCAAGCTTGGAGACGCTGTCCTGTTCGCGTCGGAAACCTGCGCATTCGATATGATCGGCGCGGAATATGTTCGTGACGTGCAGCCGGGTGAGCTGATCATCGTCGACAAGAACGGCATTCGTGAGGAGCGCTTTGCACAGCAGCAGAGAAAAGCGCTTTGCGCGATGGAATATATTTATTTTGCGCGGCCGGACAGTGACATTGATCAGATCAATATCCATCTTGCCCGCAAGCGGATGGGCCGCCAGCTGGCGATTGAGGGCTTTGTCGACGCCGATGTGGTTACGGGCGTGCCGGATTCAAGCATATCCGCGGCAATCGGATACGCCGAGCAGACAGGAATCCCCTATGAATTGGGATTGGTCAAGAACCGCTATGTGGGACGCACGTTTATTCAACCGAGCCAGGCGCTTCGGGAGCAGGGCGTCAAAATGAAGCTGAGCGCGGTCCGCAAGGTGGTCGAGGGCAAACGCGTTGTCATGATCGACGATTCGATCGTCCGGGGAACCACTTCGCTGCGCATCGTGAATATGCTGCGGGAGGCCGGAGCAAAAGAAGTGCATGTGCGCATCAGCTCGCCCCCATTTTCAAACCCTTGCTTCTATGGAATTGACACTCCAAGCAGGGAGGAGCTTATTGCGTCGGCCAAAACGGTGGAAGAGATCCGCAAGGCGATCAACGCAGACTCCTTGCATTTCCTGAGCAAAGAGGGATTGCAGGAGGCAATCGGCCGCATGGATGAGGGGATTAACGGGGGACATTGCATGGCTTGCTTCGATAATGACTATCCGACAAAAACCGGTGATTTTTCGAAGCAAATGATTTCGAGGGTATAA
- the purM gene encoding phosphoribosylformylglycinamidine cyclo-ligase → MSDAYKKAGVDIAAGNEAVERMKTHVRKTFRPEVLADLGGFGGLFSLDKSKYEEPVLVSGTDGVGTKLKLAFAMDKHDTIGIDAVAMCVNDIVVSGAEPLFFLDYLACGKLIPEKIEAIVKGVAEGCVQAGCSLIGGETAEMPGMYSDGEYDIAGFAVGIADRRKMIDGSFIRPGDAVIGLASSGVHSNGFSLVRKLLLEEHGYSLDQVVDELGAPLGDVLLTPTKIYVKTVLELLKNVELRGLSHITGGGFIENIPRVLPDQVNVRIDYGSWPIPPVFKLMQRLGSVSHEDMFRTFNMGIGMVMVVPAEQAPHTVNLAEALGEQAYVIGTVTEGSRIVTFAGLEI, encoded by the coding sequence ATGTCCGATGCGTATAAAAAAGCCGGCGTGGATATCGCGGCAGGCAATGAAGCGGTGGAACGGATGAAAACGCATGTCCGCAAAACCTTTCGTCCGGAAGTGCTCGCCGATCTTGGCGGTTTCGGAGGTTTGTTCAGTCTGGACAAAAGCAAGTACGAAGAACCCGTGCTGGTGTCCGGCACCGACGGTGTGGGAACCAAGCTGAAGCTGGCTTTTGCGATGGACAAGCACGATACGATCGGAATTGACGCAGTCGCAATGTGCGTCAACGATATTGTGGTGTCCGGAGCCGAGCCTTTGTTTTTCCTGGATTATCTGGCCTGCGGCAAACTGATTCCGGAGAAAATCGAAGCGATCGTCAAGGGCGTCGCTGAAGGCTGTGTTCAGGCAGGGTGCTCGCTGATCGGCGGTGAAACGGCGGAAATGCCCGGAATGTACAGCGACGGGGAATACGATATTGCCGGCTTTGCCGTAGGCATTGCGGATCGCAGGAAGATGATCGACGGCTCGTTCATTCGTCCGGGGGATGCCGTAATCGGTCTCGCTTCGAGCGGCGTGCACAGCAACGGCTTTTCACTGGTGCGCAAGCTGCTGCTGGAGGAGCACGGATACTCTTTGGATCAAGTTGTGGATGAGCTGGGCGCTCCGCTTGGCGACGTGCTGTTGACCCCGACGAAAATTTATGTAAAGACGGTTCTCGAGCTGCTAAAAAATGTGGAGCTCAGAGGCTTGTCGCATATTACCGGGGGAGGCTTCATCGAGAATATTCCTCGCGTCCTGCCGGATCAGGTGAATGTCCGGATCGATTACGGCTCATGGCCGATTCCGCCGGTCTTCAAGCTGATGCAGCGACTCGGCAGCGTCAGCCATGAGGACATGTTCCGCACCTTCAATATGGGCATCGGGATGGTCATGGTCGTCCCTGCGGAACAGGCGCCACATACGGTGAACCTCGCGGAAGCGTTAGGGGAGCAGGCATATGTGATCGGCACGGTTACGGAAGGCAGCCGAATCGTCACTTTTGCAGGTTTGGAAATATGA
- the purN gene encoding phosphoribosylglycinamide formyltransferase: MKADGIDEALTAPREEFAAGKKAKEESLAAKESTRPFRIAVFASGTGSNFQAIVDAVREDCLDVRIELLVCDRPQSQVVERASQAGVPAFTFRPKDYDAKEQYESEILSLLKAKEIDLVVLAGYMRMITDILVKPYYGRMINIHPSLLPAFPGVNAIRQALEHGVKITGATVHYVDGGMDSGPIIAQAPVEIRDGDTEETLSIKIHAAEHKLYPKVIRWIREGRVLLEGRNVRVLQD; this comes from the coding sequence ATGAAAGCGGACGGGATCGATGAAGCTTTGACAGCACCTAGAGAAGAATTCGCAGCGGGAAAAAAAGCAAAAGAAGAATCATTAGCGGCAAAAGAAAGCACCCGACCTTTTCGGATTGCTGTTTTCGCATCGGGAACCGGCTCCAATTTTCAGGCGATCGTCGATGCGGTCCGGGAGGATTGTCTGGATGTGCGCATTGAGCTGCTGGTCTGTGACCGACCGCAGTCCCAAGTGGTCGAGCGGGCGTCGCAGGCGGGCGTGCCCGCTTTCACCTTCCGGCCGAAGGATTACGATGCGAAAGAACAGTATGAGTCGGAAATTCTGTCGCTGCTTAAGGCGAAAGAGATCGACCTGGTGGTGCTTGCCGGATACATGCGGATGATCACCGATATTCTGGTCAAACCCTATTATGGCCGGATGATCAATATTCATCCTTCCCTGCTGCCGGCGTTTCCCGGCGTGAACGCCATCCGGCAGGCGCTGGAGCATGGAGTGAAGATTACGGGGGCGACCGTCCATTATGTCGACGGAGGAATGGATTCCGGACCGATCATTGCTCAAGCTCCAGTCGAAATTCGCGACGGCGATACGGAGGAGACCCTGTCGATCAAAATCCATGCTGCGGAGCACAAGCTGTATCCCAAGGTCATCCGTTGGATCCGCGAGGGCAGGGTCCTGCTTGAAGGCAGGAATGTGCGGGTTTTGCAGGATTGA
- the purH gene encoding bifunctional phosphoribosylaminoimidazolecarboxamide formyltransferase/IMP cyclohydrolase, with translation MAIRRALISVSDKTGIVPFAEELVKLGVHLISTGGTKSLLEKSGVPVIGISEVTGFPEILDGRVKTLHPAVHSGLLAIRDSAEHQAQMKELGLDYIDLVVVNLYPFQQTIAKPDVEYEDAIENIDIGGPTMLRSAAKNHAFVTVVVDSADYETVIREMKDGGDSTLETRKRLAAKVFRHTAAYDALISDYLSKQTGEPLPERYTVTYEKLQELRYGENPHQKAAFYRKPLAPKGNITTAEQLHGKELSYNNINDANAALQIVKEFSEPAVVAVKHMNPCGVGIGGSILEAYRKAYESDPTSIFGGIVAANRTIDKSTAELLHEIFLEIVIAPDFTQEALNILQQKKNIRLLKLGEEMLQSGDQPELLVTSVEGGMLIQESDRLQVQESDLKVVTKRQPTSEELRQMLFGWKVVKHVKSNAIVLVKDSMTVGVGAGQMNRVGAAKIAAEQAGEKAKGAVLVSDAFFPMSDTVELAAQAGITAIIQPGGSIRDEDSIEAANRHGIAMVFTGVRHFKH, from the coding sequence GTGGCCATACGCAGAGCGCTCATTAGCGTATCCGACAAAACCGGCATCGTTCCGTTTGCCGAAGAGCTGGTCAAGCTGGGGGTACATCTTATCTCGACGGGCGGCACCAAAAGCTTATTGGAAAAAAGCGGGGTGCCGGTCATCGGCATTTCGGAAGTGACCGGATTTCCGGAAATTCTCGACGGACGGGTTAAAACGCTGCATCCCGCCGTGCACAGCGGACTTTTGGCGATCCGCGACAGCGCGGAGCACCAAGCGCAGATGAAAGAGCTCGGACTCGACTACATCGACTTGGTGGTCGTTAATCTGTATCCGTTTCAGCAGACGATCGCCAAACCCGATGTTGAATACGAAGACGCTATTGAGAACATTGATATCGGCGGTCCGACCATGCTTCGTTCGGCAGCCAAAAACCATGCATTCGTTACTGTTGTGGTCGACTCGGCCGATTACGAGACGGTGATCCGGGAAATGAAGGACGGCGGAGACTCCACACTGGAAACCAGGAAACGTCTAGCGGCCAAGGTATTCCGCCATACGGCTGCTTACGATGCGCTGATTTCCGATTACTTGTCCAAGCAGACCGGGGAACCGCTGCCGGAACGCTATACGGTTACCTATGAAAAGCTGCAGGAGCTCAGATACGGCGAAAACCCGCACCAGAAAGCGGCGTTCTACCGGAAGCCCCTGGCTCCGAAGGGAAACATCACCACAGCCGAGCAGCTGCACGGCAAAGAGCTGTCCTACAACAATATCAACGATGCGAATGCGGCGCTGCAGATCGTGAAGGAATTCAGCGAGCCGGCCGTGGTGGCCGTCAAGCATATGAATCCCTGCGGCGTGGGGATCGGCGGAAGCATTCTCGAGGCCTACCGCAAGGCATATGAATCCGATCCGACCTCGATCTTCGGCGGCATTGTTGCGGCCAATCGAACAATCGACAAGTCCACGGCCGAGCTGCTGCACGAGATTTTTCTGGAAATCGTCATCGCTCCGGATTTCACGCAGGAAGCATTGAACATTCTGCAGCAGAAGAAAAACATCCGGCTGCTGAAGCTCGGGGAGGAAATGCTGCAGAGCGGTGATCAGCCCGAATTGCTTGTCACCTCTGTAGAAGGCGGCATGCTGATTCAGGAAAGCGATCGCCTGCAGGTTCAAGAGAGCGACTTGAAAGTAGTAACGAAGCGTCAGCCGACGTCAGAGGAGCTTCGGCAGATGCTGTTCGGCTGGAAGGTGGTCAAGCACGTCAAGTCGAACGCGATTGTGCTCGTCAAGGACTCCATGACGGTTGGCGTTGGAGCCGGGCAAATGAACCGGGTCGGAGCGGCCAAAATCGCAGCGGAGCAAGCCGGAGAAAAGGCAAAGGGCGCCGTACTGGTTTCCGACGCGTTTTTCCCGATGAGCGATACGGTGGAGCTGGCGGCCCAAGCCGGAATCACGGCGATTATCCAACCGGGCGGCTCGATCCGCGACGAGGATTCGATCGAGGCAGCCAACCGGCACGGGATTGCGATGGTGTTCACCGGCGTTCGTCACTTTAAACATTGA
- the purD gene encoding phosphoribosylamine--glycine ligase — protein sequence MRILVIGRGGREHAIIWALKKSESVSRIYCAPGNAGIAKMAECVPIPESNFEELRQFAIDIGVDLVVVGPEDPLFEGIVDYFEEKRIPVFGPNKRAAIIEGSKVFTKELLAKYKIPTAEYRSFENYDEALDYLHKQKIPIVIKADGLAAGKGVTVAQSMEEAEQALKAMMVDKEFGEAGRKVVIEEFLSGQEMSILAFVDGNVVRPMVAAQDHKPVYDHDEGPNTGGMGTYSPVPHIPQSVYDQAVEQILKPAAEAMVQEDRPFRGVLYAGLMITEDGPKTIEFNCRFGDPETQVVLPRLKTDLADIFVATVNGRLQDMDIQWSDEAAVCVVLASGGYPGPYAKGIPIYGLDEVRESVVFHAGTEFKDGQVVTNGGRLLGVTGIGRTIAEARDKAYADAAKIRYEGRHYRTDIAQKALIAAAGRSDS from the coding sequence GTGCGTATTCTTGTCATTGGACGGGGCGGAAGAGAACATGCGATTATTTGGGCGTTGAAAAAAAGCGAATCCGTCAGCCGGATTTACTGTGCGCCGGGAAATGCAGGCATAGCGAAAATGGCCGAATGCGTCCCCATTCCGGAAAGCAACTTCGAGGAATTGCGGCAGTTTGCAATCGATATCGGGGTCGATTTGGTCGTTGTGGGTCCGGAGGACCCGCTGTTTGAGGGGATTGTCGATTATTTTGAGGAAAAGCGTATTCCTGTGTTCGGCCCGAATAAGCGAGCGGCGATTATCGAAGGAAGCAAGGTTTTCACGAAAGAACTGCTGGCAAAATACAAGATACCCACAGCCGAGTACCGCTCGTTTGAAAATTATGATGAGGCGTTAGACTATCTGCATAAGCAGAAAATTCCCATCGTGATCAAAGCGGACGGACTCGCGGCGGGCAAGGGTGTAACGGTGGCCCAGAGTATGGAGGAAGCGGAACAAGCGCTGAAGGCCATGATGGTGGACAAAGAATTCGGGGAAGCCGGCAGGAAGGTGGTCATTGAAGAATTCCTGTCGGGACAGGAGATGTCGATCTTGGCCTTTGTGGACGGGAACGTGGTTCGTCCGATGGTTGCCGCTCAGGATCACAAGCCTGTATATGATCATGACGAGGGTCCGAATACGGGCGGCATGGGAACCTATTCCCCGGTGCCGCATATTCCCCAGTCGGTATATGATCAAGCCGTGGAGCAAATCCTCAAGCCCGCAGCCGAGGCCATGGTTCAGGAAGATCGACCGTTTCGGGGAGTGCTGTATGCCGGTCTGATGATCACCGAGGACGGGCCGAAGACGATTGAATTCAACTGCCGGTTCGGAGATCCCGAAACACAAGTCGTTTTGCCCCGGTTAAAGACCGATCTTGCAGACATTTTTGTGGCGACGGTCAACGGACGGCTTCAGGATATGGACATCCAATGGAGCGACGAAGCGGCCGTTTGCGTGGTTCTTGCCTCCGGCGGCTATCCGGGTCCGTATGCCAAAGGCATTCCGATTTACGGGCTGGATGAAGTTCGGGAGTCGGTCGTATTCCATGCCGGAACGGAGTTCAAGGACGGTCAGGTCGTCACCAACGGCGGAAGGCTTCTCGGCGTAACCGGCATCGGCAGGACGATTGCCGAGGCTAGGGACAAAGCTTATGCGGACGCCGCGAAAATCCGCTATGAAGGCAGACACTATCGGACGGACATTGCCCAAAAAGCGTTGATTGCAGCCGCCGGACGGAGCGACTCGTAA
- a CDS encoding Bax inhibitor-1/YccA family protein — translation MNLEHGQSMSGVTKRSYNASFHKLLRMFTLSILVSFAGTVVGTEFIPPALVLPLMVVEFVMLISAFFVRRRGKPIGYAFVYIFTFISGITIFPSIQYYAQTGGAALVETAFLLTAVIFAGLTLYAYYSKRDFSFLGGFLMIGLLILIGFGLVGLFIGGFGSTLGLWIAAGGVLIFSGFILFDISRYKNGIPEDQIPLAVLNLYLNFINLFLYLLRLLGYSRD, via the coding sequence ATGAATCTGGAACACGGGCAATCCATGAGCGGTGTCACCAAGCGATCGTATAATGCATCATTCCACAAGCTGCTGCGGATGTTCACCTTGTCGATACTGGTCTCTTTTGCCGGAACGGTTGTCGGGACGGAGTTTATTCCTCCGGCTCTGGTGCTGCCGTTGATGGTTGTGGAATTCGTCATGCTGATCTCCGCCTTTTTTGTGCGCCGCCGCGGGAAGCCGATCGGCTATGCGTTTGTTTATATATTTACTTTTATCAGCGGCATCACCATTTTTCCATCGATTCAATATTATGCGCAGACGGGGGGTGCCGCGCTCGTTGAAACGGCTTTCCTGCTGACCGCGGTGATTTTTGCCGGTCTAACCCTTTACGCTTATTATTCCAAACGGGATTTCAGTTTTTTGGGCGGCTTTCTGATGATCGGTCTGTTGATTCTGATCGGTTTCGGCTTGGTCGGTTTGTTTATAGGCGGGTTCGGAAGCACATTGGGATTATGGATTGCAGCAGGCGGAGTCCTGATTTTCTCGGGCTTCATCCTGTTTGACATCTCCAGATACAAAAACGGCATTCCCGAAGATCAAATTCCGTTGGCGGTGCTCAATTTGTATTTGAATTTCATTAATCTTTTTCTTTACCTTTTAAGATTGTTGGGGTATTCACGGGATTGA